Part of the Nitrospirota bacterium genome, CCAAAAATTCCGAGCGGAAACTGAATCAACCGCATGCCGTAGAAGAGATAGGTCGGCCCGCCTGCAAAGAAAGAGGCGAGGATCGTGCTCACGGTAATGTTGATTTGTGTCACCGATAGACCGAGTAGCGATGGGATCATCAACGTCCCGATCCGCCGTAAACCTGGATGCCCCCACTCCCATCGAAGTCCGAACAATAAACCTCGCAGCTTCAGGCTGGGAAGCTGCATGGCAAATTGTGCCGCCCCTCCTGCGACCACCCCGATGGCCACGCCGACAATCGGCTCCGACAAGTATGGCGAGACAAACAACGCACAGCCGATCATGAAGATGTTTAGAAAGAGCGGCGAGAAGGCCGGAGCCGCGAAAGCTCGCACGGAGTTAAGAATCCCCATCGCCAATGCCGCCAGGCTGATAAACAACAGATAGGGAAACATGACGCGGGTGAGCAGCGTCGTCAGTGCAACCTTTTCAGGGTTCGCATCAAATCCAGGCGCAAGAAGTTGCACGAGCCACGGCGCGGCAAGAATACCCATGACGGTGACCAGGGTCACGATCGTCAACAGCGTGGTAAATACGGCGCTAGCCAGCGCCCAGGCTTCCTGCTTGGTGCGCAGAGTCCGATATTCCGTAAAGACAGGAATGAAGGCCGAGGACATCGATCCTTCGGCAAAGAGTTCGCGCAGCAAACTGGGTATCCGAAAGGCGACGTAGAACGCGTCCGCGGCAGGCGTGGCACCGAAGAGGCGGGCCAAGACCATGTCGCGGACGAAACCGAGAATCCGGCTGGAGAAAGTACCAATGCCGATCACCCCGGCCGCTTTCACGACGGAATGATTTTCATCCTGCGATGCTGGTGGAGAACCGGGTGACGTGGCAGGTTCGGACATAGGCTTGGATTCTAGCGGAACCTCGCCAGGCAGTCTATCAAGGCAACGATTATGACTCTTGAATCAATGTGTCGGGTAATTCGTTCGGATTGTCGCCTGAACCAGCAGGACTAACTTGTCCAAGGAGGATTCCACATTTCGCAATCGCCTCACAGATGGCGTCGGTCGCTTGTCCTGTTCGAATGCCATCGGTAATGCCACTGACCAATCCGTCCCATGTACCGGGAGGGACGCGATCGTTGAGGCCTTTATCCGCCAAGACGTGCACACGACGCTCCAGCAACGAAATGAGGATGAGGATGCCTGTACGGCCTTTCGTGTTGTGCAACCCGTGCTTGTAGAAGGCCTGCTCGGCACGGAGGGCCACTTTATGGGCCATTCGCTCGCGTGAGGTGACAAAACGGATAACCACCGAAGCCCTGCCAAGCCATTGCCCGAATCCATAGGCCACCACGACTGACAACAAAAGCCAGCCGGCGTTGCCGGCATGCCAGCCCCACGGCAGCCAATACATCTCGATCGTCAGGAGGAGGGTCAGCACGAGCAGGGCGAGCATAAGTCCCGTTCGATGGCTAGCCTCACGATATAGAGCCGAGGCCGGGACGATCATCGGCACAATCTCGCCCTTCGTGCCCGACTCGGCTTCTTGAACCGCTTGTCTGATCCGTTCACGCTCTATATCCGTGAATGACGTCATCTACCAATCTCCCGAAGCGCCGCCGCCGCCAAAGTCACCGCCCCCGCCGCCGAATCCACCGCCTGGTCCTGGGATGAAACCCTCTCCCCATCCTCCACCCCGCCCTCCTCCGCGATTCGCTTGCAGGATGAGCCACAACAAGAAGGCCGTCACCCCGGCTGCCAGGAGCCCCAACCCCACCGTGGCAGACTGCGCCACGAGAAAGGCAAGCAGGCTCCCGAGTAACGCACGAGTGCGTTGAAGCCCATGGCTCAACACGATACCGGCCAAGGTCCCAACCACGACTCCGATGATCACATACTCAACGGCCGTTGGATCCTGGCCGGAGCGGGTGCGGCCG contains:
- the murJ gene encoding murein biosynthesis integral membrane protein MurJ, which gives rise to MSEPATSPGSPPASQDENHSVVKAAGVIGIGTFSSRILGFVRDMVLARLFGATPAADAFYVAFRIPSLLRELFAEGSMSSAFIPVFTEYRTLRTKQEAWALASAVFTTLLTIVTLVTVMGILAAPWLVQLLAPGFDANPEKVALTTLLTRVMFPYLLFISLAALAMGILNSVRAFAAPAFSPLFLNIFMIGCALFVSPYLSEPIVGVAIGVVAGGAAQFAMQLPSLKLRGLLFGLRWEWGHPGLRRIGTLMIPSLLGLSVTQINITVSTILASFFAGGPTYLFYGMRLIQFPLGIFGVALATAILPTLSAQAARGALGELRVTLGFGLRMILFIILPAMLGLILLRQPIVHLFFEHGSFTAQDTAETALAVLCYSVGLWAFGGVRIIVSAFYSLQDTRTPAISAAIAVAANLLFSLLLMSSLGAAGLALATALAAMVNGGILVAVLHRRLGGIEWGSVGRSSLRVLVASVPLVVICGWVAAAQLWTHPGDWLEKSIMLTMTIGLSVSGYLGVHAMLRSEELVFVWGMVKRKLRLKAKGYESHKRQDERS
- a CDS encoding TPM domain-containing protein, with product MTSFTDIERERIRQAVQEAESGTKGEIVPMIVPASALYREASHRTGLMLALLVLTLLLTIEMYWLPWGWHAGNAGWLLLSVVVAYGFGQWLGRASVVIRFVTSRERMAHKVALRAEQAFYKHGLHNTKGRTGILILISLLERRVHVLADKGLNDRVPPGTWDGLVSGITDGIRTGQATDAICEAIAKCGILLGQVSPAGSGDNPNELPDTLIQES